A region from the Salidesulfovibrio onnuriiensis genome encodes:
- the aspA gene encoding aspartate ammonia-lyase — MNDQCRIECDCIGEMPVPKDAYYGCQTLRAMNNYHITGIPISHYPRLVNALAYIKMAAAQANASLGMLDEEIARAICRACEDVLSGKLLEHFVVDCIQGGAGTSTNMNANEVIANRALELMGREKGDYQFLSPNTHVNMSQSTNDVYPTALRIALVLEIRELIDSMHHLRRTFEAKGNEFADIIKMGRTQLQDAVPMTLGQEFHAWAVMIGEDEHRLREAQALVHEINMGATAIGTGLNAHPDYARAVTEKLVELTTLPLTLSPDLVEATQDTGAYVQLSGVLKRVTVKLSKICNDLRLLSSGPRCGLNEINLPPMAPGSSIMPGKVNPVIPEVLNQIAFKVIGNDLTVTMAAEAGQLELNVMEPVLGQSLFESINILRRGCVTLADKCVRGITANADRCRAMVEHSIGLVTALNPYIGYEKATEIAKEAMATNGSVYDIVLEKGYMTKEELEDVLKPENMTRPRYFHKG; from the coding sequence ATGAACGATCAATGCAGAATTGAATGCGACTGCATCGGAGAGATGCCCGTTCCCAAGGATGCCTACTACGGCTGCCAGACCTTGCGGGCCATGAACAATTATCACATTACCGGGATCCCCATCTCCCATTATCCCCGGCTGGTGAACGCACTGGCCTACATCAAGATGGCCGCCGCCCAGGCCAACGCCTCCCTGGGCATGCTGGACGAGGAGATCGCCCGGGCCATCTGCCGTGCCTGCGAGGACGTTCTTTCCGGCAAACTGCTGGAGCATTTCGTTGTGGACTGCATCCAGGGCGGGGCGGGAACCTCCACCAACATGAACGCCAACGAGGTCATCGCCAACAGGGCCTTGGAACTCATGGGCCGGGAAAAGGGCGACTACCAATTCCTCTCGCCCAATACGCACGTGAACATGTCCCAGTCCACCAACGACGTGTACCCCACGGCGCTGCGCATCGCCCTGGTGCTGGAGATCCGGGAACTCATCGATTCCATGCACCATCTGCGCCGCACCTTCGAGGCCAAGGGCAACGAGTTCGCGGATATCATCAAGATGGGCCGCACCCAGCTCCAGGATGCCGTGCCCATGACCCTGGGCCAGGAGTTTCACGCCTGGGCGGTCATGATCGGCGAGGACGAGCACCGGCTTCGGGAGGCCCAGGCCCTGGTGCACGAGATCAACATGGGGGCCACGGCCATCGGCACCGGGCTCAACGCCCACCCGGACTATGCCCGGGCCGTGACCGAGAAGCTGGTGGAACTGACCACCTTGCCCCTCACGCTTTCCCCCGACCTGGTGGAGGCCACCCAAGATACCGGCGCCTATGTGCAGCTTTCCGGGGTGCTCAAGCGCGTTACGGTCAAGCTCTCCAAGATCTGCAACGACCTGCGCCTGCTTTCCAGCGGCCCCCGCTGCGGCCTGAACGAGATCAACCTGCCGCCCATGGCCCCCGGCTCCTCCATCATGCCCGGTAAGGTCAACCCGGTCATCCCCGAGGTGCTCAATCAGATCGCCTTTAAGGTCATCGGCAACGACCTGACCGTGACCATGGCCGCCGAGGCCGGGCAGCTGGAGCTCAATGTCATGGAACCGGTGCTGGGCCAGAGCCTGTTCGAGTCCATCAACATCCTGCGCCGGGGCTGCGTGACCCTTGCGGACAAGTGCGTCCGCGGCATCACTGCCAATGCGGACCGCTGTCGGGCCATGGTGGAGCATTCCATCGGCCTGGTTACGGCGCTCAATCCCTACATCGGCTATGAAAAGGCCACGGAGATCGCCAAGGAGGCCATGGCCACCAACGGATCGGTTTATGACATCGTTCTGGAAAAGGGGTACATGACCAAGGAGGAGCTGGAGGACGTCCTCAAGCCGGAAAACATGACCAGACCGAGGTACTTCCACAAGGGATAG
- a CDS encoding septal ring lytic transglycosylase RlpA family protein, which translates to MRRYNLVFALLIIVLMSGCSTMNKLNPFPQHVYSSPSTNKATKSTTAYDPKTKPYKVLGVTYYPLKSASGYDEVGYASWYGSDFHGKKTATGEIYNMYGLTAAHKTLPLGTRVKVTNLANGRSAYLVVNDRGPFVRGRTIDLSYGAAKQLGSVNEGVIKVRITAVGTVPATVPAVNKTVVASASKAYHVRVGAYSQRSNAAKVHNQLKQAGYVYSRIRQVESNGRVLHVVQAGSYASRDQADRVLSRLKKAFPSSYITS; encoded by the coding sequence ATGCGCCGTTACAATCTTGTTTTTGCACTGCTGATCATCGTGCTCATGTCGGGTTGTTCCACCATGAACAAGCTCAACCCGTTCCCGCAGCACGTCTATTCTTCGCCTTCCACCAACAAGGCAACCAAGTCCACCACCGCCTACGATCCCAAGACCAAGCCCTACAAGGTCCTGGGCGTGACCTATTATCCGCTCAAGTCCGCCAGCGGCTATGACGAGGTCGGCTATGCCTCCTGGTACGGCAGTGACTTCCACGGCAAGAAGACCGCCACGGGCGAGATCTACAACATGTACGGCCTGACCGCCGCCCACAAGACCCTGCCTCTGGGCACCCGCGTCAAGGTGACCAACCTTGCCAACGGGCGTTCCGCATATCTGGTTGTCAACGACCGTGGCCCGTTTGTCCGCGGCAGGACCATCGATCTTTCCTACGGCGCCGCCAAGCAGCTCGGTTCCGTGAACGAGGGCGTCATCAAGGTGCGCATCACCGCCGTGGGCACGGTCCCGGCCACTGTCCCCGCTGTGAACAAGACCGTCGTGGCCAGCGCGTCCAAGGCCTACCATGTTCGCGTGGGCGCCTATTCCCAGCGCAGCAACGCCGCCAAGGTGCACAACCAGCTCAAGCAGGCCGGGTACGTGTATTCCCGTATCCGCCAGGTGGAAAGCAACGGCCGCGTCCTGCATGTGGTCCAGGCCGGTTCCTATGCGAGCCGCGACCAGGCTGATCGCGTGTTGTCCAGGCTCAAGAAGGCCTTCCCCTCCAGCTACATCACTTCCTAG
- a CDS encoding response regulator, with the protein MPNILVVDDSRTVRNMVSHMLTKTGAAITIARDGAEGLEAAATGSFDLIITDVKMPRMNGYQLCSKVNKEITTPPIPVLIMSADVDEHHVENGFLAGAWGHIPKHNLKNELIPRVREILRRRRIARDWRFLIAEPSQKIRTHLRAELPAMGIRAATAGCGETTIQALKHHHPDFIFLDVAIPDMKIEHLCRTIRDMPGMEHIPIALMSWSSQSEALQSILEGYSAAHLQKPFSTAQLILMAERLLMDNRTRLASENLAMRQEFKTIYTSMAEMVQTLENRDAFTRGHSEKVAELSAAIGRQLGLSLGELERLTLAARLHDIGKVGIRDSLLLKPEELSTEEMEAIRRHPEAGARLLEPLARLDDVIPAVRQHHERFDGKGYPAGLKGNAINLMARIIAVGDAYQAMVSERPYRKAKKPHEALQTMREALGTQFCPTCGRAFLEYMEQSRRAEASPTTSETMPRSAARRRQAPIVGKTIVLAENNSLMRKSIAQELKGRGAAKVVPLSSGTEVWEELNKNLPDIFICEWELPGLNLREIMEKMAWSESLSATATMIMTRGEDRSLLNEIISFQPSCILKKPFALDELCTHMERILIKREKIPDEQKDLGSQGLISDVPTLMKKLHSNMAVEVMDFSTEITDRYRYYFCRFFTSYSLPVPVREVQEAYDDFRQNIINRHMTHCQAKIKELENKLDSGAPGIKGIIATSVTCAMNMLGEMMDEAVYHFRDRLLDCLEDQASKYSDPKEVAWVVDEYKVDITLRVNNRTEAIMTILNENLEAYQDIIGNGYKHYVHSLMDAFGRGLFEPVDATYPITTDIRGTATKQRCFPRELCRPVLSTLRDFIVGKKKYDVANEKILNSVRKYFGHKFGFDRGQLEEYYTHPKVRQYLVSHILNCLKIMSSDLKLENFMRMVNERARQAKISPEIRFEEAQWRMLSSAWRKFVGRNLGDHQKESKAVKEILEGSIQAESTQ; encoded by the coding sequence ATGCCGAACATTCTGGTTGTCGACGACAGCAGGACGGTTCGGAACATGGTGAGCCACATGCTCACCAAAACCGGTGCCGCCATCACCATTGCCCGGGATGGCGCCGAGGGCCTCGAAGCGGCCGCAACAGGATCCTTCGACCTCATCATCACCGACGTGAAAATGCCCCGCATGAACGGCTACCAACTCTGCAGCAAGGTCAACAAGGAAATAACCACCCCGCCGATACCGGTGCTGATCATGAGCGCCGACGTTGACGAACACCATGTCGAGAACGGTTTCCTGGCCGGAGCCTGGGGGCACATCCCCAAGCACAACCTCAAGAACGAACTCATTCCGCGCGTAAGGGAAATCCTGCGGCGCAGGCGTATCGCGAGAGACTGGCGCTTTCTCATTGCCGAACCTTCCCAGAAGATCCGCACCCACCTCAGGGCGGAACTCCCGGCCATGGGCATCCGCGCCGCAACGGCGGGTTGCGGCGAAACAACGATCCAGGCCCTCAAGCACCACCATCCCGACTTCATCTTTCTGGATGTGGCCATTCCCGACATGAAGATCGAGCACCTGTGCAGAACCATTCGGGACATGCCGGGCATGGAGCACATTCCCATCGCTCTCATGTCCTGGAGCAGCCAGTCCGAGGCCCTGCAGTCCATCCTGGAGGGATATTCCGCCGCCCATCTCCAGAAACCCTTCAGCACCGCCCAGCTCATCCTGATGGCCGAGCGGCTGCTCATGGACAACAGGACCAGGCTGGCAAGCGAAAACCTGGCCATGCGCCAGGAATTCAAGACCATCTACACCAGCATGGCCGAAATGGTTCAGACCCTGGAAAACAGGGACGCCTTCACGCGCGGCCACTCGGAAAAGGTGGCGGAACTCTCTGCGGCCATAGGAAGACAGCTGGGCCTTTCCCTCGGGGAACTGGAACGCCTGACGCTCGCCGCCCGCCTGCACGACATCGGCAAGGTGGGCATCCGGGACTCCCTGCTGCTCAAGCCCGAGGAGCTCTCCACCGAGGAAATGGAAGCCATACGCCGCCACCCCGAAGCGGGGGCGCGGCTTCTGGAACCCCTGGCCCGGCTGGACGATGTCATCCCGGCCGTGCGCCAGCACCACGAACGCTTTGACGGAAAGGGGTACCCGGCGGGTCTCAAGGGCAATGCCATCAACCTGATGGCCCGAATCATCGCCGTGGGCGACGCGTATCAGGCCATGGTCTCGGAACGGCCCTACAGAAAGGCGAAGAAGCCTCATGAAGCCCTTCAGACCATGCGGGAGGCGCTGGGTACCCAATTCTGCCCCACCTGCGGCCGCGCCTTCCTCGAATACATGGAGCAGAGCCGAAGGGCCGAGGCATCGCCAACGACGTCCGAAACGATGCCCCGGTCGGCAGCGCGGCGCAGGCAGGCACCCATTGTCGGCAAGACCATCGTGCTGGCGGAAAACAACTCGCTCATGCGCAAAAGCATTGCCCAGGAGCTCAAGGGACGCGGGGCCGCCAAGGTCGTCCCCCTTTCCAGCGGAACCGAGGTGTGGGAAGAGCTGAACAAGAACCTGCCCGACATCTTCATCTGCGAATGGGAGCTTCCGGGCCTCAATCTGCGGGAGATCATGGAAAAGATGGCCTGGAGCGAAAGCCTCAGCGCCACGGCCACCATGATCATGACCCGAGGCGAAGACAGAAGCCTGCTCAACGAGATCATTTCGTTCCAACCGTCCTGCATCCTCAAGAAGCCCTTTGCCCTGGACGAACTGTGCACCCACATGGAGCGCATACTCATCAAGCGGGAGAAGATTCCCGACGAACAGAAGGACCTCGGCTCCCAGGGGCTCATCTCGGACGTGCCCACGCTCATGAAGAAACTGCACTCCAACATGGCCGTGGAGGTCATGGACTTCTCCACGGAAATTACGGACCGCTACCGCTACTATTTCTGCAGGTTCTTCACCTCGTACAGCCTGCCGGTGCCGGTGCGGGAGGTGCAGGAAGCCTATGACGACTTCCGGCAGAACATCATCAACCGCCACATGACCCACTGCCAGGCCAAAATCAAGGAGCTGGAAAACAAGCTCGATTCGGGGGCCCCCGGCATCAAGGGGATCATCGCGACCTCGGTGACCTGCGCCATGAACATGCTGGGCGAAATGATGGACGAGGCGGTCTATCATTTCCGCGACCGCCTGCTGGACTGCCTCGAGGACCAGGCCAGCAAATACTCCGACCCCAAGGAAGTGGCCTGGGTCGTGGACGAATACAAGGTGGACATCACCCTGCGCGTCAACAACCGCACCGAAGCCATCATGACCATTCTCAACGAGAACCTGGAGGCCTACCAGGACATCATCGGCAACGGGTACAAGCACTACGTCCACAGCCTCATGGACGCCTTCGGCAGGGGACTGTTCGAACCCGTGGACGCCACCTATCCCATCACCACGGACATCCGGGGCACGGCCACCAAGCAGCGCTGCTTCCCGCGCGAACTGTGCCGCCCGGTGCTCTCCACCCTGCGGGATTTCATCGTGGGCAAGAAGAAGTACGACGTGGCCAATGAGAAGATCCTCAACAGCGTCCGCAAGTACTTCGGCCACAAGTTCGGCTTCGACAGGGGGCAGCTGGAGGAATACTACACCCATCCCAAGGTGCGCCAATATCTTGTCAGCCACATCCTCAACTGCCTCAAGATCATGAGTTCGGACCTGAAGCTGGAAAACTTCATGCGCATGGTCAATGAACGGGCCCGCCAGGCCAAGATCAGCCCGGAGATCCGCTTCGAGGAGGCCCAGTGGCGCATGCTCAGCAGCGCATGGCGCAAGTTTGTCGGCCGCAACCTGGGCGACCACCAGAAGGAAAGCAAGGCGGTCAAGGAAATCCTCGAAGGCAGCATCCAGGCCGAATCCACGCAGTAA
- a CDS encoding PAS domain S-box protein produces MDQLRILLIHKGDIARHGIHQALPPNAMIQEVNDGQEAVFAFSRYSPDLIITEFDLPRMSGIEVSRAVHSIDPEVEIVMLADAFDAAIYAQAVEAGVTNCVIPELLENELAPLLDRILQTVALKKEMKTGQIVLGHILKGLPHPALLLDARTMRILSANTAAAALGFAPGQICSGDICPTNWRKVITRSIVSGDDVCRNETVTGDIVWKTTTAMTSGTTVFFMAEDITEAKQAHEKIQESENLLAAIVDNSYDAILLFDAERNIIQVNKRMLDMFGCTEEEAKAQRIDSLICSGSREGAAFREDIRSALDGSPCFFECCARRMDDNSKLDVEVFLRGLAVRSSTLLLANIRDVTQRKKAEVDYVSIQRQLEEQILERKATLLEVTERLSLELSKCDILQDKLGVARESSKQLIATSRSTPLQPGHFIHPAALGLSKRELQVVIQLASGTSPTAIAQNMGLSPKTVSTYKRRAMSKIGIESEADLVRYATHAGLVF; encoded by the coding sequence ATGGACCAGCTGAGGATTCTGCTCATCCACAAAGGCGACATCGCCCGCCACGGCATCCACCAGGCCCTGCCGCCCAACGCCATGATCCAGGAGGTCAACGACGGCCAGGAGGCGGTCTTCGCCTTCAGCCGCTATTCCCCGGACCTGATCATCACGGAATTCGACCTGCCCCGCATGAGCGGCATCGAGGTCAGCCGGGCCGTGCACTCCATCGACCCGGAAGTGGAGATCGTCATGCTGGCCGACGCGTTCGACGCCGCCATCTATGCCCAGGCCGTGGAGGCGGGGGTGACCAACTGCGTCATCCCGGAACTCCTGGAAAACGAACTGGCCCCGCTCCTGGACCGCATCCTCCAGACCGTGGCCCTGAAAAAGGAAATGAAGACCGGCCAGATCGTGCTGGGGCACATCCTCAAGGGGCTGCCGCATCCCGCCCTGCTCCTCGACGCCCGAACCATGCGCATCCTTTCGGCAAACACGGCGGCGGCGGCCCTGGGATTTGCCCCTGGCCAGATCTGCAGCGGCGACATCTGCCCCACCAACTGGCGCAAGGTCATCACCCGGTCCATCGTTTCCGGCGACGACGTCTGCCGCAATGAAACCGTCACCGGGGACATTGTCTGGAAGACCACCACGGCCATGACTTCCGGCACCACTGTCTTCTTCATGGCCGAAGACATCACCGAGGCCAAGCAGGCCCATGAAAAGATACAGGAATCCGAGAACCTGCTCGCGGCCATTGTGGATAATTCCTACGACGCCATTCTCCTGTTCGACGCCGAACGCAACATCATCCAGGTCAACAAGCGCATGCTGGACATGTTCGGCTGCACGGAAGAGGAAGCCAAGGCTCAGAGAATCGACAGCCTGATCTGCAGCGGAAGCAGGGAGGGTGCGGCCTTCCGGGAGGACATCCGCAGCGCCCTGGACGGTTCCCCCTGCTTCTTCGAATGCTGCGCCAGGCGCATGGACGACAACAGCAAGCTGGACGTGGAGGTTTTTCTCCGGGGCCTAGCCGTCCGTTCCTCCACCCTGCTGCTGGCCAACATCCGAGACGTGACGCAACGCAAGAAGGCCGAGGTGGACTACGTTTCCATCCAGCGCCAGCTGGAGGAGCAGATCCTGGAACGCAAGGCCACCCTGCTGGAGGTGACCGAGCGTCTCAGCCTGGAACTTTCCAAGTGCGACATCCTCCAGGACAAGCTGGGCGTGGCCAGGGAAAGCTCCAAGCAGCTCATCGCCACCAGCCGGAGCACGCCGCTGCAGCCGGGTCATTTCATCCACCCGGCCGCCCTGGGCCTTTCCAAGCGGGAGCTGCAGGTGGTCATCCAGCTCGCCTCGGGCACCAGCCCCACGGCCATCGCCCAAAACATGGGCCTGAGCCCCAAGACCGTTTCCACGTACAAGCGCAGGGCCATGAGCAAGATCGGCATCGAAAGCGAGGCGGACCTGGTTCGCTACGCCACCCATGCCGGCCTCGTCTTCTAG
- a CDS encoding EAL and HDOD domain-containing protein, which yields MTTADFDSLGALTYVGRQPIFDAAKKIVGYELLYRASVDDTAAQFSDDHMATLHVIANALFCADRPQSRKRLFVNYSERAIRERMPLAFVPGSVVQIREDMTLDQDFMEALGEIRSANLIIAVDDFSGDEAMDSIYRMADIFIIDMLGADREQSARLTAMAEQHQCSCLAKRVESRAQFQLAREQGFDFFQGFFFKEPEIVLGKRFTTSELSRLNLLEFLKENDPDFDKLARIIEMDPALTYRVLFYINSPYFGLGNKITTIKHAIALLGWQKIKNLLFMIILTDSETGLGNELFMASAVRGFFLKNVAATHTGAGADADDLFILGILSLLDTIFQVPMQEVVKHIALSENFKKQLVKKSGKQYKWLELAIAFEEGNWNDVDALIKELGLDMIQVAKSYYDALNWVNNFYGNIL from the coding sequence ATGACGACAGCCGACTTCGACTCTCTGGGGGCGCTCACCTACGTGGGCCGCCAGCCCATATTCGACGCCGCGAAAAAGATCGTGGGCTACGAACTGCTCTACCGCGCTTCGGTGGACGACACCGCCGCGCAGTTTTCCGACGACCACATGGCGACCCTGCACGTCATTGCCAACGCCCTGTTCTGCGCGGACCGGCCGCAGTCCCGGAAGCGGCTTTTCGTCAACTATTCGGAACGGGCCATCCGCGAACGCATGCCCCTGGCCTTCGTGCCGGGCTCCGTGGTCCAGATCAGGGAAGACATGACCCTGGACCAGGACTTCATGGAAGCCCTCGGGGAGATCCGAAGCGCGAACCTGATCATCGCCGTGGACGACTTCAGCGGCGATGAAGCCATGGATTCCATCTACCGCATGGCGGACATCTTCATCATCGACATGCTGGGCGCGGACCGGGAACAAAGCGCCAGGCTCACGGCCATGGCCGAACAGCACCAATGCAGCTGCCTGGCAAAACGGGTGGAAAGCAGGGCCCAGTTCCAGCTCGCCAGGGAGCAGGGATTCGATTTTTTCCAGGGCTTCTTCTTCAAGGAACCCGAGATAGTGCTCGGGAAACGGTTCACCACCTCCGAGCTATCTCGTCTCAACCTGCTGGAATTCCTGAAGGAAAATGATCCTGACTTCGACAAGCTGGCGCGCATCATCGAAATGGACCCGGCCCTGACCTACCGGGTTCTCTTCTACATCAACTCCCCCTATTTCGGGCTTGGCAACAAGATCACGACCATCAAGCACGCCATTGCCCTGCTGGGATGGCAGAAGATCAAGAACCTGCTGTTCATGATCATCCTGACGGATTCCGAGACCGGGCTGGGCAATGAACTGTTCATGGCCTCGGCGGTGCGCGGGTTCTTTCTGAAGAACGTGGCCGCGACCCACACGGGGGCGGGTGCAGACGCAGACGACCTCTTCATCCTGGGCATCCTTTCCCTGCTGGACACCATCTTCCAGGTCCCCATGCAGGAAGTGGTCAAGCACATCGCCCTGTCCGAAAATTTCAAGAAACAGCTCGTCAAGAAAAGCGGAAAACAATACAAGTGGCTCGAACTGGCCATCGCCTTCGAGGAAGGAAACTGGAACGACGTGGACGCGCTGATCAAGGAACTGGGGCTGGACATGATCCAAGTGGCCAAGAGCTATTATGACGCCCTCAACTGGGTGAACAACTTCTACGGAAACATTCTCTAA
- a CDS encoding glycine zipper domain-containing protein: MKKTIVALMLVSFLAAGYGCANKAQQGAGIGALAGATIGALTFNNKVSGAAIGAGVGLLMGYIIGNEWDKHDEKQVQNALETGKSDVAHSWTNPDTGRSYSATPSAPYVQEDRVYRDVVISENGPDGDKIMAKAYRDSNGEWRIKQ; this comes from the coding sequence ATGAAAAAAACCATAGTTGCCCTCATGTTGGTCAGCTTCCTCGCCGCCGGGTACGGCTGCGCCAACAAGGCACAGCAGGGGGCCGGGATCGGCGCGCTGGCAGGCGCAACCATCGGCGCCCTGACCTTCAACAACAAGGTTTCCGGTGCGGCCATCGGCGCGGGCGTCGGCCTGCTCATGGGCTACATCATCGGCAATGAATGGGACAAACACGACGAAAAGCAGGTCCAGAACGCTTTGGAAACAGGCAAAAGCGACGTTGCCCATTCCTGGACCAACCCGGACACGGGCAGAAGCTACTCGGCCACGCCTTCCGCACCCTACGTGCAGGAAGACCGTGTTTACCGCGACGTGGTCATCAGCGAAAACGGCCCGGACGGCGACAAGATCATGGCCAAGGCCTACCGCGATTCCAATGGGGAATGGCGCATCAAGCAATAG
- a CDS encoding hybrid sensor histidine kinase/response regulator, with protein MRALKIILASILLLALAVSPSLAQKSKKKVLYLNSYHHGYRWSDAIREGITSVLDTSEMTIELQTEYMDAKKYNYEYITDKLRTLYRDKFLGEKFDVIIVSDNDAFNFIRQMRDELFRGVPVVFCGVNEFAGPLEPGITGLVESPPLVETLDVALKLLPNKKRVVVVSDESTAGRSIRRQVEAIEPVFRGRLAFDYWTGLSLGRILTKVRDLPEDTFLFFVPMYQNVDGRFYTAEEVMAEIYKYSNVPLFSSWEFLLGQGSVGGKLISGVEHGREAARMALDILRGADVNAMPVVDSTEGSYWFDYDVLRRLDISEARLPGGSRLIHAPKAFYELPKELFWTIICSLGLLLISTVFLVSNIHERKRVEKKIMDQLSFLEILMDTIPQLVCWKDERQRYLGANRAFTDFFGLEKPSSIVSKSDLVLLDHTREYAEWANSLDREVFRTKKPVRKARTKVEDRFGNTVWLEITKVPLFDRLGDVVGTLSTAENITKERSLEKQLIQSQKMEAIGTLAGGIAHDFNNILTSIINSTELAIGDVDPESVTHKDMERVLKAAQRGGNVVKQILAFSRPSQEGFKPTDLGDLLYEVLGLVKASLPRNIQIKTDVQPGLGMVNADPTQLHQVVLNLCTNTFQSLRKSGGVLEVQLSEVEMGLEEARIRNLRPDTYLKMCISDDGPGIPAEIIDKIFDPFFTTKDKTEGTGLGLAVVHGIVKGHNGSIVVSSTPWERTSFEIYLPKNEALDESGAIPLHKLAPGMGRILFVEDDEDQLHTTPRILESLGYDVVATSDPMEVVGMVARDPYIFDLVITDFDMPDTNGVELALSLQENAPHLPVMLVSGREDAATAASRLKNIKRVVIKPYNKNIIAEAIEAVLGN; from the coding sequence ATGCGTGCACTTAAGATAATCCTTGCGTCCATCCTGCTTTTGGCCCTGGCGGTGTCCCCGTCCCTGGCCCAGAAGAGCAAGAAGAAGGTCCTGTACCTCAACTCGTACCATCACGGATACCGCTGGTCCGACGCCATCCGGGAGGGCATCACCTCGGTGCTGGACACCAGCGAGATGACCATCGAGCTCCAGACCGAGTACATGGACGCCAAGAAGTACAACTACGAATACATCACCGACAAGCTGCGGACCCTGTACCGGGATAAGTTCCTGGGCGAGAAGTTCGACGTCATCATCGTTTCGGACAATGACGCCTTCAATTTTATCCGCCAGATGCGCGATGAACTTTTTCGGGGCGTTCCTGTGGTCTTCTGCGGGGTCAACGAGTTCGCCGGTCCCCTGGAGCCGGGCATCACCGGTCTGGTGGAATCTCCTCCCCTGGTGGAGACCCTGGATGTGGCCCTGAAGCTGCTCCCGAACAAGAAGCGCGTGGTGGTGGTCAGCGACGAATCCACTGCCGGGCGCAGCATCCGGCGGCAGGTGGAGGCCATTGAGCCCGTGTTTCGGGGGCGGCTCGCCTTTGATTACTGGACCGGGCTGAGCCTGGGCCGGATCCTGACCAAGGTGCGCGACCTGCCCGAGGACACCTTTCTCTTTTTCGTGCCCATGTACCAGAACGTGGACGGCCGGTTCTACACGGCCGAGGAGGTCATGGCCGAAATCTACAAGTACAGCAACGTGCCGCTGTTCAGTTCCTGGGAATTTCTGCTGGGGCAGGGCAGCGTGGGCGGCAAGCTTATCTCCGGGGTGGAGCACGGTCGGGAGGCCGCGCGTATGGCCCTGGACATCCTGCGCGGAGCCGACGTCAACGCCATGCCCGTGGTGGACAGCACGGAGGGCTCCTACTGGTTCGATTACGACGTGCTGCGGCGGCTGGATATTTCCGAGGCGCGCCTGCCCGGCGGCAGCCGGCTCATCCATGCGCCCAAGGCCTTTTACGAGCTGCCCAAGGAATTGTTCTGGACCATCATCTGCAGCCTGGGGCTGCTGCTGATCAGCACGGTTTTTCTCGTCTCCAACATTCACGAGCGCAAGCGGGTCGAGAAGAAGATCATGGACCAGCTCTCCTTTCTGGAGATCCTCATGGACACCATCCCCCAGTTGGTGTGCTGGAAGGACGAGCGGCAGCGCTATCTGGGTGCCAACAGGGCCTTCACCGATTTCTTTGGCCTGGAAAAGCCCAGCAGCATCGTTTCCAAGAGCGACCTGGTCCTGCTGGACCACACCCGCGAATACGCGGAATGGGCCAACTCCCTGGACCGCGAGGTCTTCCGGACCAAGAAGCCGGTCCGCAAGGCCCGCACCAAGGTCGAGGACCGCTTCGGCAACACGGTCTGGCTGGAGATCACCAAGGTGCCGCTGTTCGACCGGCTCGGCGACGTGGTCGGCACCCTGAGCACGGCCGAGAACATCACCAAGGAACGCAGCCTGGAAAAGCAGCTCATCCAGTCCCAGAAGATGGAGGCCATCGGCACCCTGGCCGGCGGCATCGCCCATGACTTCAACAATATCCTGACCTCCATCATCAACTCCACCGAGCTGGCCATCGGCGACGTCGATCCCGAATCCGTGACCCACAAGGACATGGAGCGCGTGCTCAAGGCCGCGCAGCGCGGGGGCAACGTGGTCAAGCAGATCCTGGCCTTCAGCCGTCCCTCCCAGGAAGGGTTCAAGCCCACGGATCTGGGCGATCTGCTCTACGAGGTGCTCGGCCTGGTCAAGGCCTCCCTGCCGCGCAACATTCAGATCAAGACCGACGTCCAGCCCGGCCTGGGCATGGTCAACGCCGACCCCACCCAGCTGCACCAGGTGGTGCTCAACCTGTGCACCAACACCTTCCAGTCCCTGCGCAAGTCCGGGGGCGTGCTGGAGGTGCAGCTGAGCGAGGTGGAGATGGGTCTGGAGGAGGCGCGCATCCGGAACCTGCGGCCGGACACCTACCTGAAGATGTGCATCAGCGACGACGGGCCGGGCATTCCCGCGGAAATCATCGACAAGATCTTCGACCCGTTCTTCACCACCAAGGACAAGACCGAAGGCACGGGGCTGGGCCTGGCCGTTGTCCACGGCATCGTCAAGGGCCACAACGGCTCCATCGTGGTCAGCAGCACGCCTTGGGAGCGCACCTCCTTCGAGATATACCTGCCCAAGAACGAGGCCCTGGACGAATCCGGGGCCATCCCGCTGCACAAGCTGGCCCCGGGCATGGGGCGCATCCTGTTCGTGGAGGACGACGAGGACCAGCTGCACACCACGCCGCGCATTCTGGAGAGCCTGGGGTACGACGTGGTCGCCACCAGCGATCCCATGGAGGTGGTGGGCATGGTGGCCCGCGATCCGTATATCTTCGACTTGGTCATCACCGACTTCGACATGCCCGACACCAACGGGGTGGAGTTGGCCCTGAGCCTGCAGGAAAACGCGCCGCATCTTCCGGTCATGCTGGTTTCCGGCCGGGAGGACGCCGCCACCGCCGCCTCGCGTTTGAAAAATATCAAGCGGGTTGTTATCAAGCCCTACAACAAGAACATCATCGCCGAAGCCATTGAAGCCGTGCTCGGCAATTAA